The region GCAGGAGCGCCTGTCCTTTCTCATCACCTCCCTGGGAGAGGGCCCCTGGCGCCAGGAAAACGCCGGCCGCGTCGAGGCGGTCGGCGAGGTGATCCTGACCATGGTTCAGGCCATGGCCCGGCGGGCGGCGGTCACCATCCAACTCCGCACCCAGGCGGTGACCGCCACGGTGGAGCGATCCGAGGAGCTTCTGGCCCTCACCCTGGTCGCCACCCTGCTCACCGCCCTGCTCGTGGCCCGCCATCTGACTGTCCAGGTCACGCGGCCCTTGGCTTCCCTGGTGGCCGCCACCCGCCAGCTGACCAGTGGTGCGACCGGCACCCAGGCGCCGCTGCAAGGTCCCGGCGAGATCCAAGAGCTCATCGGCAGCTTCAACACCATGAGCACCGCCCTGGCGAACAAGGAGATCCTGCTGGCTGAAACCATCGACCGCCTGGAGCGCCTGAGCACCCTGACTCTGCCGTTGCACACCTCGCGCCAGAGCGCCAGCCCGGATAGCGACTCCCTCCTGGCCCAAGTGGAGACCAGCCTTCTGAGCCTCATGGACTGCGAGGTAGCCGGCACCCTGCTGCCAGCCGGCGACCAGGGCTTTCGTTTGCACCTGGTGGCTGGGCCGGAAAGCGAATTCGGCCCCCTCACCCTCCTGGTGGACCGGTCCACCGTGGTGGCGGCCCGGCAATCCTCCTCCGACGCCGACCCCGCCTGGCCGTTCGGCCAGCTGCCCCGGGGGCTCGCGCCCCGTCACCTCCTGGTGGCCTGGCTGCCAGACAAGGACCAGGAGCCGTCAGGAGCGCTGGTGGCGATCAACCGCCGCCAGGGCGCGCCAAGAAGCCAAGACAGGACCATCCTCACCCTGTTGGCCAGCCATCTGGGCATCGCTCTGGACAACGAGCGGCTGTATGCGGATCTGGAGCACGGCCTGCTTGAGCTGCGGCAGACCCAGCGCCAGCTGGTGGATGCCGAGAAGCTCACCGCCCTGGGGACCCTTGCCGGGGGTATCGCCCACGACTTCAACAACATCCTGTGCGGCATCCTGGGCCATATCGCCCTGTTGAAAAGGAGCCGGCCCGCGGGGGACCCGGTCACCCCCGTCCTGGACATCATCGAGCAGGCCGGCTTGCGGGCCGCCGGTCTGACCAGGCAGCTCCTGGCCTTCGCTCGCCGCGGCACGGCCAGAACAGAGCCCGTGGATCTGAACCGCTCCGTCGCCAGCGTCGTGGCGATCGTCCGCAACACCATCCCCAAGACCATCACCATCCGCAGCGAGCTGGCGGCCGATCTGCCGCTCCTGGCGGGGGATGCCAGTCAGCTGGAGCAGGTGATCATGAACCTGTGCGTCAACGCCCGGGATGCCATGCCGCAAGGCGGCGAGATCCTGATCGCCACCACGGCCATGGAGGTGGACGAGGCCTTCAGCCGGCTGTTCGCCGGCGCCCAGCCCGGCCCCCACGTGCGCCTTCTGGTCAGCGATACCGGCGTCGGCATTCAGCGGGAGATCATGTCCCGCATCTTCGAGCCGTTCTTCACCACCAAGGAGGTGGGCAAGGGCACCGGCCTCGGCCTGTCCACCGTGTACGGCATCGTCCGTGGCCACAACGGGTTCTGCCACGTGGACAGCCAGCCGGGGCACGGCACCCGGTTCAGCGTCTTCCTGCCAACCCAGGCGGCGGCCAAGGCGGTTCCCGCCGAGCCCGCCAGGCCCGAGGGCGCGGCGACTGCACCCAGCCCCTGCCGGGGCCGGATCCTGGTGGTGGACGACGAGGAGCCGGTGGCCGGCATGCTGGCGGAGTACCTGGGCTCCCTGGGCTGTACCGTCAGCGTGGCCACCAACGGCCAGCACGGGGTCGAGCTGGTGGCCCAGGCCGAAGTCCCCTTCGACCTGGTGATCCTGGACGTCAATATGCCGGTCATGGACGGCCGGGAGGCATTCCAGCGCATACGCTCCCTGCGCCCGGCGCTCAAGGTTCTTGTCTCGTCCGGCTATCCTGAGGATGGCGTCGTCCAGGACATCCTGCGCCAAGGCGCCGACGCCTTCCTCCAGAAGCCCTATTCCCTTGATGCGGTGACTGTCAAGCTCCGGCAGCTTCTGCCCTGAGGTCGGAATCATGAGCCGCTATCCCGTACTCCTGGTGGAGGACAGCCGCTCCCTGGCCCTGTTCGTACGCCGCAAGCTGGAGGCGGCGCTGCCCGTGGTGGTCACCTGGGCCCAGGACTACCGGGAGGCGGTGGCGCACCTGGCCAGCGGCCGCGACTTCACCTTGGGCATCCTCGATCTCACCTTGCCGGATGCCCCGC is a window of Thermodesulfobacteriota bacterium DNA encoding:
- a CDS encoding ATP-binding protein, whose amino-acid sequence is MIRIIVGSFAVIFALFLGGSGLMLRQLADSTDRLRTLIVLHEIEDLRQDLAEHVQNIRYVIRSTPAEFTTHLDSVIDSVRGMSQAMAHCHDCHHGASVQEELDYTSQLVADLQERLSFLITSLGEGPWRQENAGRVEAVGEVILTMVQAMARRAAVTIQLRTQAVTATVERSEELLALTLVATLLTALLVARHLTVQVTRPLASLVAATRQLTSGATGTQAPLQGPGEIQELIGSFNTMSTALANKEILLAETIDRLERLSTLTLPLHTSRQSASPDSDSLLAQVETSLLSLMDCEVAGTLLPAGDQGFRLHLVAGPESEFGPLTLLVDRSTVVAARQSSSDADPAWPFGQLPRGLAPRHLLVAWLPDKDQEPSGALVAINRRQGAPRSQDRTILTLLASHLGIALDNERLYADLEHGLLELRQTQRQLVDAEKLTALGTLAGGIAHDFNNILCGILGHIALLKRSRPAGDPVTPVLDIIEQAGLRAAGLTRQLLAFARRGTARTEPVDLNRSVASVVAIVRNTIPKTITIRSELAADLPLLAGDASQLEQVIMNLCVNARDAMPQGGEILIATTAMEVDEAFSRLFAGAQPGPHVRLLVSDTGVGIQREIMSRIFEPFFTTKEVGKGTGLGLSTVYGIVRGHNGFCHVDSQPGHGTRFSVFLPTQAAAKAVPAEPARPEGAATAPSPCRGRILVVDDEEPVAGMLAEYLGSLGCTVSVATNGQHGVELVAQAEVPFDLVILDVNMPVMDGREAFQRIRSLRPALKVLVSSGYPEDGVVQDILRQGADAFLQKPYSLDAVTVKLRQLLP